From the Carya illinoinensis cultivar Pawnee chromosome 4, C.illinoinensisPawnee_v1, whole genome shotgun sequence genome, one window contains:
- the LOC122306159 gene encoding alpha-1,6-mannosyl-glycoprotein 2-beta-N-acetylglucosaminyltransferase: MATNKKPHFKIAAFRRFLSLVVITLLGVLLLIFLLGTNSTSIFNSRPLDEIDEDNYSYSHSREKIGLPKQNKLSIQLEKRNQLPPRNIDLYPRLAKDHITIVLYVHNRPQYLRVAVESLSRVVGISETLLIVSHDGNFEEMNKIVEKIKFCRVKQIFAPYSPHIFHKSFPGVSTNDCKDKDDAAKKHCKGSPDQYGNHRSPKIVSLKHHWWWMMNTVWDGLKETQGHSGHVLFIEEDHFILPNAYRNLQILTELKPHKCPDCYAANLAPLDVNSRGEGWDVLVAEKMGNVGYSFNRTVWRKIHKKAREFCFFDDYNWDITMWATVYPSFGGSVYTLRGPRTSAVHFGKCGLHQGQGENNACIDNGVVKIDVQEIDKVANIKSEWEVHVHKLQSGYKAGFKGWGGWGDERDRQLCLNFARMYHAIDTPSTF; encoded by the coding sequence ATGGCTACTAACAAGAAACCCCATTTTAAGATTGCGGCCTTCCGCCGTTTCTTATCTTTAGTTGTTATCACATTGTTAGGGGTATTGTTACTGATATTTCTTCTTGGAACAAATTCAACTTCAATTTTTAATTCACGGCCTTTGGATGAAATAGATGAAGATAATTATAGTTATTCACATTCTAGAGAAAAAATTGGTCTTCCTAAACAAAATAAGCTGTCGATTCAATTGGAGAAGCGAAACCAGTTGCCACCAAGAAATATAGATCTATATCCGAGACTAGCCAAGGATCATATAACTATTGTACTCTATGTACATAACCGTCCCCAATATCTCCGTGTGGCTGTGGAGAGCCTGTCCCGAGTGGTGGGAATAAGTGAAACTCTACTGATAGTTAGCCATGATGGGAACTTTGAAGAGATGAACAAGATCGTCGAGAAGATCAAATTTTGTCGGGTGAAACAGATATTTGCTCCCTACTCCCCCCATATCTTTCATAAAAGCTTCCCGGGAGTCTCAACGAATGACTGTAAGGATAAAGATGACGCAGCAAAGAAGCATTGTAAAGGGAGCCCTGATCAGTATGGAAACCATCGATCACCAAAGATTGTGTCGTTAAAGCATCACTGGTGGTGGATGATGAACACAGTGTGGGATGGATTGAAGGAAACCCAAGGACACTCAGGTCATGTTCTTTTTATAGAGGAGGACCACTTCATACTTCCCAATGCATATCGCAATTTACAGATACTTACAGAATTGAAGCCTCATAAATGCCCTGATTGTTATGCTGCAAATTTAGCACCTTTGGATGTGAATTCAAGGGGAGAGGGGTGGGATGTTTTGGTTGCAGAGAAAATGGGGAATGTGGGTTATTCCTTTAATCGTACTGTTTGGAGGAAAATCCATAAGAAGGCTAGAgaattttgtttctttgatgaCTACAATTGGGATATAACAATGTGGGCAACTGTTTACCCATCATTTGGTGGCTCTGTTTACACATTACGAGGGCCTAGGACCAGTGCAGTTCACTTTGGGAAGTGCGGTCTCCATCAGGGCCAGGGGGAGAATAATGCTTGCATTGACAATGGTGTGGTAAAAATTGATGTGCAAGAGATTGATAAAGTTGCTAATATCAAATCTGAATGGGAAGTGCATGTTCATAAGCTTCAGTCTGGATATAAAGCTGGCTTCAAGGGTTGGGGAGGTTGGGGAGATGAGAGGGACCGCCAGTTGTGCTTAAATTTTGCTCGCATGTATCATGCTATAGACACTCCCTCTACTTTCTGA